A portion of the Burkholderia sp. GAS332 genome contains these proteins:
- a CDS encoding carbonic anhydrase, whose amino-acid sequence MNRTKRMLLENIAWAAESAQSDPAFFDGLALGQSPKALWIGCSDSRVPAEIVTNCSPGDLFVHRNIANLFSSTDDNVMSVLEYAVQVLKVQDIIVCGHYGCGGVKAALLPIPSDLPHVARRIAPLCALAGVHSAELKQCGTGDEQVNRLAELNVMEQVRAIRATSIVRNAAHAPSVHGWIFGLHDGRIKVLMAGDLPSRHNESSRRMVSVREYLVTAGTMAH is encoded by the coding sequence ATGAACCGAACGAAACGCATGCTGCTGGAAAACATCGCATGGGCCGCCGAATCGGCACAGAGCGACCCCGCATTCTTCGACGGCCTCGCACTCGGGCAGAGTCCGAAAGCCCTCTGGATCGGCTGTTCGGACAGTCGTGTACCGGCGGAGATCGTCACGAATTGCTCGCCCGGCGACCTGTTCGTTCATCGCAACATCGCCAACCTTTTTTCGAGTACCGACGACAACGTCATGAGCGTGCTCGAGTACGCGGTTCAGGTCCTGAAGGTGCAAGACATCATCGTCTGCGGGCACTACGGATGTGGCGGCGTCAAGGCAGCGCTGCTCCCCATCCCGTCTGATCTGCCGCATGTCGCGAGGCGTATTGCGCCGCTATGCGCGCTCGCTGGCGTACACAGCGCGGAGCTGAAACAGTGCGGCACCGGCGATGAGCAGGTCAACCGCCTGGCCGAGCTGAATGTGATGGAACAGGTCCGGGCAATCCGCGCGACCTCGATCGTGCGCAACGCGGCGCATGCACCCTCCGTGCATGGCTGGATTTTCGGGCTGCACGATGGCCGCATCAAAGTGTTGATGGCGGGCGACCTTCCTTCGCGGCACAACGAATCGAGCCGCCGCATGGTTTCGGTACGCGAGTATCTGGTCACCGCAGGGACAATGGCCCACTGA
- a CDS encoding Sulfate permease, MFS superfamily, with product MTLREQFASFPRDMFAGTVVFLVALPLCLGIANASGVEPFAGLLSGIIGGLVVALLSGSHLSVSGPAAGLVVIVVDGIAKLGSFPSFLMAVLLAGAIQFGFGMLKAGRFAAYVPSSVIKGMLAAIGLLLIIKQVPLAAGFANGSASAANAAAGTIDTPFGAMSLAACAVAILSIAILASWETRAMRRFALVRFVPAPLAVVVLGIGVTLLLDFTAPGFAPPAGHRVSLPSLASFAALDKAFGWPELTHLMNPDVWRLAMTIAIVASLETLLSLEAVEQIDPKKRVAQPDRELKAQGIGNMVAGAIGALPITSVIVRSSANVHAGAQSRWSAVVHGVLLLVSVFALTAVINLIPLACLAAILIFTGLKLAKPSMFADIAKQGIARFAPFIVTIAGVLLTDLLIGIVLGIVCSVALAIHANMQRPITMARHDDHFLLSFRKDVSFLAKVSLKAHLKSVPDHATVVVDGSRADFIDPDVRELIDEFVNDAPARGIHVECRQLEPVAQERGRPSGLRMFLRPR from the coding sequence ATGACTCTACGTGAACAGTTTGCATCGTTCCCGCGCGACATGTTTGCCGGCACCGTCGTCTTTCTCGTTGCCTTGCCGTTGTGCCTCGGCATCGCCAACGCATCCGGCGTGGAACCGTTCGCCGGTCTTCTTTCCGGCATCATCGGCGGGCTCGTCGTGGCCCTGCTGAGCGGCTCACATCTCAGCGTCAGCGGCCCTGCCGCCGGGCTGGTGGTGATCGTCGTCGACGGCATCGCGAAGCTCGGCAGCTTCCCTTCGTTCCTGATGGCGGTCCTGCTCGCGGGCGCCATCCAGTTCGGCTTCGGCATGCTCAAGGCCGGGCGCTTCGCCGCCTACGTGCCTTCTTCGGTCATCAAGGGCATGCTGGCGGCAATCGGCCTGCTGTTGATCATCAAGCAGGTGCCGCTCGCGGCGGGCTTCGCCAACGGCAGCGCGAGCGCCGCGAATGCCGCCGCCGGCACTATCGACACGCCGTTCGGCGCGATGTCGCTGGCCGCATGCGCGGTCGCGATTCTGTCGATCGCGATTCTCGCGAGCTGGGAAACCCGAGCCATGCGCCGCTTCGCGCTGGTGCGCTTCGTGCCCGCGCCGCTCGCGGTTGTCGTACTCGGCATCGGCGTCACGTTGTTGCTGGACTTCACCGCGCCCGGCTTCGCGCCGCCGGCCGGACACCGCGTGTCCTTGCCTTCGCTGGCTTCGTTTGCGGCGCTGGACAAAGCGTTCGGCTGGCCCGAATTGACACACTTGATGAACCCGGACGTCTGGCGCCTGGCAATGACCATCGCCATTGTCGCGAGCCTGGAAACGCTGCTCAGTCTCGAGGCCGTCGAACAGATCGATCCGAAGAAACGCGTCGCACAGCCGGATCGCGAGCTTAAGGCACAGGGTATCGGCAACATGGTGGCGGGCGCGATCGGCGCGCTGCCCATCACCTCCGTGATCGTGCGCAGTTCAGCCAATGTTCACGCGGGTGCGCAGAGCCGCTGGTCGGCGGTCGTGCACGGCGTGCTGCTGCTCGTGAGCGTTTTTGCGTTGACCGCCGTGATCAACCTGATACCGCTCGCCTGTCTCGCTGCCATCCTGATCTTCACCGGATTGAAACTCGCCAAGCCGTCGATGTTCGCGGATATCGCCAAGCAGGGAATCGCGCGTTTCGCTCCGTTTATCGTCACGATTGCAGGCGTGCTGTTGACTGACTTGCTGATCGGCATCGTACTGGGCATCGTGTGCAGCGTCGCACTGGCCATTCATGCCAACATGCAGCGGCCGATCACGATGGCGCGGCACGACGATCACTTCCTGCTGTCATTCCGCAAAGACGTGTCGTTTCTCGCGAAGGTCAGTCTGAAGGCGCATTTGAAGTCGGTTCCCGATCACGCCACAGTGGTCGTGGACGGCAGCCGCGCGGATTTTATCGACCCCGATGTGCGCGAACTGATCGATGAATTCGTGAATGACGCTCCCGCGCGCGGCATTCATGTGGAATGCCGGCAACTTGAGCCCGTCGCTCAGGAAAGGGGCAGGCCGTCGGGATTGCGGATGTTCCTGCGCCCGAGGTAA
- a CDS encoding catalase-peroxidase, with protein sequence MSTETKCPFIHPAGEGTSNREWWPNQLNLNVLHQRSSLASPMEGDFNYAEAFKSLDFAAVKKDLVALMTDSQPWWPADFGHYGGLFIRMAWHSAGTYRIGDGRGGAGSGQQRFAPLNSWPDNVNLDKARRLIWPIKQKYGRKISWADLIILTGTVALESMGLKTFGFGGGRVDAWEPDGVDWGAETTWLGDDKRYVGDRELENPLSAVQMGLIYVNPEGPGGNPDPLAAARDIRETFARMAMDDEETVALIAGGHTLGKTHGAAPASHVGREPEAVGLEEQGLGWKSSYGTGNGDDTISSGLEVIWSQTPTKWSNHFFENLFGFEWELTKSPAGAHQWKPKGDAGAGAMPDPRDPSKRRSPSMLTTDLSLRFDPVYEKISRRFFENPDQLADAFARAWFKLTHRDMGPRVRYLGPDVPAEELLWQDPIPTVDHPLIDEQDVAALKGKVLASGLAVSQLVSTAWASASTFRGSDKRGGANGARIRLAPQKDWAANQPAQLANVLATLERIQGEFNGAQSGGKKVSLADLIVLAGCAGVEQAAKNAGHNAKVPFTPGRMDASQAQTDAGTFEALEPIADGFRNYLKGEYSAPAEALLVDRAQLLTLSAPEMTVLVGGLRVLNTNVGQTQQGVFTARPEALTNDFFVNLLDMGTEWKTVPNSKDLFEGRDRATGALKWTGSRVDLVFGSNSQLRALSEVYGSADAGEKFVHDFVAAWNKVMNLDRFDLV encoded by the coding sequence CGTCCTGCATCAACGGTCGTCCCTGGCGAGCCCGATGGAGGGGGACTTCAACTACGCCGAAGCATTCAAGAGTCTTGATTTCGCGGCCGTGAAGAAGGATCTGGTGGCCTTGATGACCGACTCGCAGCCCTGGTGGCCGGCGGACTTCGGCCACTACGGCGGGCTGTTCATCCGGATGGCCTGGCACAGCGCAGGCACGTACCGCATCGGCGACGGCCGCGGCGGCGCCGGTTCCGGCCAGCAACGCTTCGCGCCGCTCAACAGTTGGCCCGACAACGTCAACCTCGACAAGGCGCGCCGGCTGATCTGGCCGATCAAGCAGAAATACGGTCGGAAAATTTCGTGGGCCGACCTCATTATCCTGACGGGCACGGTCGCGCTGGAGTCGATGGGACTCAAGACCTTCGGTTTCGGCGGCGGCCGTGTGGACGCGTGGGAGCCGGACGGCGTCGACTGGGGTGCGGAAACCACGTGGCTGGGCGATGACAAACGCTATGTAGGCGATCGGGAGCTCGAGAATCCGCTCTCGGCGGTTCAGATGGGGCTGATTTACGTCAATCCGGAAGGCCCGGGAGGCAACCCCGATCCGCTCGCCGCCGCCAGGGACATCCGCGAGACCTTTGCGCGCATGGCCATGGACGATGAAGAGACGGTGGCGCTCATCGCCGGTGGTCACACGCTCGGCAAGACGCACGGCGCGGCTCCGGCAAGCCATGTCGGCCGCGAGCCGGAGGCGGTCGGCCTCGAGGAGCAGGGCCTCGGCTGGAAGAGCAGCTACGGCACGGGCAACGGCGACGACACGATCTCGAGCGGCCTGGAAGTCATCTGGAGCCAGACGCCGACGAAGTGGAGCAATCACTTCTTCGAAAACCTGTTCGGTTTCGAATGGGAGCTGACGAAGAGCCCGGCCGGCGCGCATCAATGGAAGCCGAAAGGCGACGCGGGCGCGGGCGCGATGCCGGACCCGCGGGACCCGTCGAAGCGCCGCTCGCCGTCGATGCTGACGACCGACCTGTCGCTGCGATTCGACCCGGTGTACGAAAAAATCTCGCGGCGCTTCTTCGAGAATCCTGATCAGCTCGCCGATGCGTTTGCCCGCGCATGGTTCAAGCTGACTCACCGTGACATGGGTCCGCGCGTACGTTATCTCGGCCCGGACGTGCCGGCGGAAGAGCTGCTCTGGCAGGATCCGATCCCGACAGTCGATCATCCCTTGATCGACGAGCAGGACGTCGCCGCGCTCAAGGGCAAGGTCCTCGCGTCCGGGCTGGCCGTGTCGCAACTGGTGTCGACCGCATGGGCGTCGGCGTCCACCTTCCGCGGCTCCGACAAGCGGGGCGGCGCGAACGGCGCGCGCATTCGTCTCGCGCCACAGAAGGATTGGGCGGCCAATCAGCCGGCGCAGCTGGCGAACGTGCTGGCAACGCTCGAGCGTATCCAGGGCGAGTTCAACGGCGCGCAGTCCGGCGGCAAGAAGGTGTCGCTCGCCGACCTGATCGTGCTGGCCGGTTGTGCGGGCGTCGAGCAGGCGGCGAAAAATGCCGGTCACAACGCGAAGGTTCCGTTCACGCCGGGGCGCATGGATGCGTCGCAAGCGCAAACCGATGCGGGCACGTTCGAAGCGCTCGAACCGATCGCGGACGGTTTCCGCAACTACCTGAAGGGTGAGTACTCGGCACCGGCCGAGGCGTTGCTGGTCGACAGGGCGCAATTGCTGACGCTGAGCGCGCCGGAGATGACGGTGCTCGTCGGCGGCCTGCGCGTGCTGAACACGAACGTCGGACAGACCCAGCAGGGTGTCTTCACTGCTCGGCCAGAAGCGCTGACCAACGACTTCTTCGTGAACCTGCTCGACATGGGTACGGAGTGGAAGACGGTGCCGAACTCGAAAGACCTGTTCGAAGGGCGCGATCGGGCGACCGGCGCACTCAAGTGGACCGGCTCGCGTGTCGATCTTGTCTTCGGTTCAAACTCGCAGTTGCGGGCGCTGTCCGAGGTCTATGGAAGCGCGGATGCCGGCGAGAAGTTCGTTCACGACTTTGTCGCGGCGTGGAACAAGGTGATGAACCTCGATCGCTTTGACCTGGTGTGA
- a CDS encoding two-component system, OmpR family, copper resistance phosphate regulon response regulator CusR encodes MRILIVEDEEKTGVYLQKGLNEAGFVTDWVRDGVTGLHQATTEAYDLVVLDVMLPGLDGWSVLSSLRRTHMTPVLLLTARDDTSDKVKGLEMGADDYVVKPFDFVELLARIRTILRRGKGRDPSVLQVADLELDLTRRKATRQGDTILLTAKEFTLLWLLMRREGEVLPRSTIASQVWDINFSSDTNVVDSAVRRVRAKIDEMYPTKLIHTVRGMGYVLEVRDCAA; translated from the coding sequence ATGAGAATTCTGATTGTTGAAGACGAGGAAAAAACGGGGGTATATCTGCAAAAAGGCCTCAATGAAGCGGGTTTTGTTACCGACTGGGTGCGCGACGGCGTGACCGGACTTCATCAGGCGACAACCGAGGCGTATGACCTTGTTGTGCTCGATGTCATGCTGCCCGGTCTCGACGGGTGGTCGGTACTGTCGTCGTTGAGGCGCACACACATGACCCCGGTGCTGCTGCTGACGGCCCGCGACGATACCAGCGACAAGGTCAAAGGCCTCGAGATGGGCGCCGACGATTACGTGGTCAAGCCCTTCGATTTCGTGGAGTTGCTCGCGCGCATTCGCACGATCCTGCGCAGGGGGAAGGGCCGCGATCCGTCGGTTCTGCAGGTGGCGGATCTTGAACTCGACCTCACACGGCGCAAGGCGACGCGCCAGGGCGACACGATCCTTCTGACCGCCAAGGAATTCACGCTGCTATGGCTGCTCATGCGGCGCGAAGGCGAAGTCTTGCCGCGCTCCACCATCGCCTCGCAGGTCTGGGACATCAACTTCAGTAGCGACACTAACGTTGTTGATTCCGCCGTCAGACGGGTTCGTGCAAAGATCGACGAGATGTATCCGACCAAGCTGATTCACACGGTTCGAGGCATGGGTTACGTGCTGGAGGTACGCGATTGCGCCGCCTGA